A genomic segment from Idiomarina piscisalsi encodes:
- a CDS encoding outer membrane lipoprotein-sorting protein, with the protein MKALFLTAVLAALLLISGQTISAEKSAREIVEQAELNAYYSGDDGRSAARMIITDNQGRQQMRQFTILRKDQQDGGVQDMMIFFSRPADVRDTVFRVVKQVNDDDDRWLYLPDLDLVKRISAGDKRTSFVGSHFFYEDVSGRNTELDNYELISESEDNYVLKGTPKHPDNVEFSYYEVVIDKEHMLPVESTFYNDNEEAYRKMEVLKVETVQGYPTVTHSRMSDLTNGGQTEMQFRFMKYNIGLPDSIFSERSLRNPPAEWLQLRD; encoded by the coding sequence ATGAAAGCTTTATTTTTAACTGCTGTATTGGCTGCGTTGTTGCTCATTAGTGGCCAGACTATTAGCGCTGAAAAAAGCGCGCGTGAGATTGTCGAACAAGCTGAATTAAACGCCTATTACTCGGGCGATGACGGTCGCAGTGCGGCGCGCATGATCATTACCGATAATCAGGGCCGCCAACAAATGCGCCAATTCACCATTTTGCGTAAAGACCAGCAGGATGGCGGCGTACAAGACATGATGATATTTTTTTCACGCCCTGCTGACGTGCGCGACACGGTGTTTCGTGTGGTCAAACAGGTCAACGACGACGATGACCGCTGGTTGTATTTGCCTGATCTGGACTTGGTGAAACGCATATCGGCCGGTGACAAGCGCACGTCTTTTGTCGGTTCTCACTTTTTCTATGAAGATGTGTCCGGCCGCAACACTGAGCTCGATAATTATGAGCTGATTTCTGAAAGCGAAGATAATTACGTACTAAAAGGTACGCCGAAACACCCTGACAATGTCGAGTTCAGCTACTACGAAGTCGTTATTGATAAAGAACATATGCTGCCAGTCGAAAGCACCTTCTATAACGACAACGAAGAAGCCTACCGAAAAATGGAAGTACTGAAAGTGGAAACGGTCCAGGGCTACCCAACCGTGACTCATTCACGCATGTCGGACTTAACTAATGGCGGACAAACTGAAATGCAGTTTCGCTTTATGAAGTACAACATCGGTTTGCCAGACAGCATTTTCAGCGAGCGTAGCTTGCGTAACCCGCCGGCAGAATGGCTGCAACTGAGAGATTAG
- a CDS encoding YgaP family membrane protein, which produces MSVERALTAFAGFMVLLSVALTYWVHPNWMWLTVFVGANLFQQSFTGFCPASMVMKKAFGLKTERELEKAGK; this is translated from the coding sequence ATGAGCGTAGAAAGAGCTTTAACCGCATTTGCCGGCTTTATGGTATTGTTGTCTGTAGCCTTAACTTACTGGGTTCACCCAAACTGGATGTGGCTAACCGTGTTTGTTGGTGCTAACTTATTCCAGCAATCGTTTACCGGCTTTTGTCCGGCCAGTATGGTGATGAAAAAAGCCTTTGGACTTAAAACCGAACGCGAGTTAGAAAAAGCAGGAAAATAA
- a CDS encoding ArsR/SmtB family transcription factor, which produces MSATESQEMLQEEAQNAASFLRSLGNPHRLQILCRLALGEQSVGELHQHFDLSASAFSQHLAVLREQELVTIRKESQTVFYSIKDPDTEAFMKLLKTKFCPSL; this is translated from the coding sequence ATGAGTGCAACTGAATCACAAGAGATGCTTCAGGAAGAAGCGCAGAACGCAGCAAGCTTTCTGCGCTCGCTGGGCAACCCTCATCGATTACAAATCCTATGTCGGTTGGCATTAGGAGAACAAAGTGTGGGTGAGTTGCACCAGCATTTTGATTTAAGTGCGTCCGCTTTTTCACAGCACTTAGCAGTGCTTCGGGAACAAGAGTTAGTAACCATTCGCAAAGAATCCCAAACGGTTTTCTATTCCATTAAAGACCCGGATACCGAAGCCTTCATGAAGTTGCTGAAAACCAAGTTCTGTCCGTCTCTTTAG
- a CDS encoding TonB-dependent copper receptor codes for MKSFTPLVLVLALAIPSPVLAQQTTVDERIIIIGESMQAPSEWVVDAKKPRQPLPAHDAGDFLKSLAGFSATRKGGASSDPLFRGMGAGRLAIVTDDQMLLGGCSSRMDPPTAYITPQSYDSVTVVKGPQTVLFAGSAASIHFERGITRFANNEFSGFLNATTASFGRVNGSADMTWGSAAGFVRLNATAATADDYQDGSGREINSQYERWSGDVDLAWTPSDNQRLMLKLGASDGEAAYADRSMDGVLFKRESMALDYNWQPKGGHLDEVSVNTYVNSIDHVMDNYSLRDFTPSMMMPNPTARNPDRHSRGAKITSDWSLTASSGLKAGLEHYESEHRDRMSRDQLNMPYQSLPRIDDAEFSQDAFYAEYDYAIDAAWKLVTGYRLDRWSITDKRAMLMVMGSPAQPNPTANETRSDNLHSGFVRVERKFDNGYWYAGWGQAERFPDYWEVIGNNRRSPSSMSAFHTDAETNQQWDIGLNWKSNKFTLESSLFFSEVDDFILLEKGMMMQPEMVRNIDARSWGGELTSRYQLSTPWSVSAAIAIVRGTNTTDDTYLPQQPADELRLASDYRLGEFTYSLLWRLVKEQDRVAPNQGNVIGYDLEKSAGFGVLSANIDWEVDSQWQISLGVDNILDKTYAEHLSRSASSISGYEQIDKVNEPGRTFWLQTNYNF; via the coding sequence ATGAAGTCATTTACTCCGTTAGTTTTAGTTTTAGCATTAGCAATACCCTCGCCCGTTTTGGCTCAGCAAACCACTGTCGATGAGCGCATTATCATTATTGGCGAGTCAATGCAGGCTCCCAGTGAGTGGGTGGTTGACGCGAAGAAACCGCGCCAGCCACTGCCCGCACATGACGCCGGTGACTTTTTGAAAAGCTTGGCTGGGTTCAGTGCAACGCGAAAAGGTGGAGCGTCCTCAGACCCATTGTTCAGAGGCATGGGCGCTGGGCGACTGGCTATCGTGACCGATGACCAAATGTTGTTAGGAGGCTGTAGCAGCCGCATGGATCCCCCCACGGCTTACATTACGCCTCAGAGTTACGACAGCGTGACGGTGGTTAAAGGCCCACAGACCGTTCTGTTTGCCGGGTCTGCAGCGTCTATTCACTTCGAAAGAGGCATCACCCGGTTTGCTAACAACGAGTTCTCGGGTTTTCTGAACGCTACCACTGCCAGTTTCGGGCGTGTTAACGGTTCGGCTGATATGACCTGGGGCTCTGCGGCGGGGTTTGTACGCTTAAACGCAACCGCAGCCACTGCCGATGATTACCAGGATGGCTCTGGCCGTGAAATTAACAGCCAATATGAACGCTGGAGTGGTGACGTGGACCTTGCCTGGACGCCTTCAGATAACCAACGCCTTATGCTTAAGTTAGGCGCCAGTGACGGCGAGGCTGCTTACGCAGACCGCAGCATGGACGGTGTGTTATTTAAGCGGGAGAGTATGGCTCTCGATTACAACTGGCAACCCAAGGGCGGCCATTTGGACGAAGTGTCAGTAAATACTTACGTTAACTCTATCGACCACGTTATGGATAACTACTCATTACGCGACTTCACTCCGTCCATGATGATGCCTAACCCCACCGCCCGTAACCCCGATCGTCATTCACGTGGCGCAAAGATAACGTCTGACTGGTCACTAACGGCCAGTAGTGGACTAAAAGCCGGCCTTGAACATTACGAATCGGAGCATCGCGATCGCATGAGCCGTGATCAGTTGAACATGCCTTATCAAAGCCTGCCTCGCATCGACGATGCCGAGTTCAGCCAGGATGCGTTTTATGCAGAGTACGACTACGCCATTGACGCTGCCTGGAAGCTGGTGACTGGCTATCGGCTTGATCGTTGGTCAATCACTGACAAGCGTGCCATGTTAATGGTCATGGGCTCCCCGGCACAGCCGAACCCAACCGCCAATGAAACGCGCAGCGACAACTTACACAGCGGCTTTGTGCGTGTTGAAAGAAAGTTCGACAACGGCTACTGGTATGCCGGCTGGGGGCAAGCGGAGCGTTTTCCTGATTACTGGGAAGTTATCGGCAACAACCGCCGATCACCAAGCTCAATGTCAGCGTTTCATACGGACGCTGAAACCAACCAACAGTGGGATATCGGTCTGAACTGGAAGAGCAATAAATTCACCCTGGAAAGCTCGCTATTTTTCAGCGAAGTGGATGATTTTATCCTGCTGGAGAAAGGCATGATGATGCAACCTGAAATGGTGCGCAATATCGACGCCCGCAGCTGGGGTGGTGAATTGACTTCACGTTACCAACTAAGCACTCCCTGGTCTGTCTCCGCCGCCATTGCCATTGTTCGTGGTACCAATACAACGGACGATACCTACCTGCCCCAACAGCCGGCTGATGAACTGAGACTGGCCAGTGATTATCGTCTTGGGGAGTTCACCTACTCTTTGCTGTGGCGTTTGGTTAAAGAACAAGACCGTGTTGCGCCCAACCAAGGGAATGTTATTGGTTACGACTTAGAAAAAAGCGCCGGTTTTGGTGTGCTATCTGCAAATATCGACTGGGAAGTTGATTCACAATGGCAGATCAGCCTGGGCGTCGATAATATACTCGATAAGACCTATGCTGAACATTTGAGCCGTTCAGCATCCAGCATTTCAGGGTATGAGCAAATTGATAAGGTGAATGAGCCGGGTCGCACATTCTGGTTACAGACCAATTATAATTTCTGA